A segment of the Odoribacter splanchnicus DSM 20712 genome:
TAATCCTTAAAACGTTTCTGATATTCTTCTTCCAGCATAGGGCGGAAATCGGGATGTGCCACAGCAATCAATGCCCGAGCCCGTTGTTTCAGCGTTTTACCTTTCAACCGGGCGATGCCGTACTCAGTCACCACATAATCGACATCATTGCGTGAAGTAGTAACAGCTGCACCCTGCGCCAAGAAAGGTACAATCCGGGAAGCCTTACCTTTAGCTGCAGTCGAAGGCATAGCCATGATCGATTTACCACCGGCAGACCAGGCTGCCCCCCGGACATAGTCTACCTGTCCTCCGGTTCCGCTGAATTGTTTCAGTCCGATTGTCTCGGAAGCCACCTGCCCCATCAGGTCAACCTCGATGCAGGAATTGATGGAAACCATCTTTTCATTTTGTGCAATGACACGAGGATCGTTGACATAATCTACAGGACGCATTTCTACGCAGGCGTTTTTATCGACGAAATCGTACAAGCGGCGCGTCCCCATCAGGAAAGTGGCAACCAATTTCCCCGGATGCAAGGTCTTTTTACTGCCATTGACCACTCCTGATTCCACCAAATCGATCACTCCGTCGGAAAACATTTCGGTATGGATACCCAGGTTTTTTTTATCTCCCATAAACAGGAGCACGGCATCCGGAATCGCTCCGATCCCCAACTGTAAGGTGGAACCATCCTCGATCAAAGAAGCACAATTACGCCCGATGGCTTTTTCGACATCCGTAATTTTAGGCAGCGGAATTTCGGGCAATGCCAGGTTAGTCGGAATAATATAATCCAACCGGGAGATATGAATTTTGTTGTCTCCCTCGACATAGGGCATATTTTCATTCATCTCTGCGATCACCAGTCGCGCCTTTTCTGCTGCCGCTTTAGTATAATCACAAGAGAGTCCGAAACTGCAATTTCCTTCACTATCGGGATAAGACACTTGGATTACCGCCACATCCACAGGATATACCTCATCAAACAGCTGTGGTATTTCATAAAAAAATACAGGAAGAAAATCGGCCCGGTCGTCAGCGACAGCCTGGCGCGAATTTCCCCCGACAAAATTAGTGATGTGGCGGAAATGTCCTTCCGTCCCGGGTGTCAGGTATGAGCCATCGTTCAGCGTAAGCATGTGGTAAATACCGACATCATGCAAGCGTTCTTTTTGTGCGATCATTTCCGCCGGCACAACCTGCGGACAACCGGCAGCATGTCCGAACACAAGACGGTCTCCGTCTTCTATGGCACGGACAGCTTCCTCCACTGTCGCAAACCTGTTTTTATATATTTCTTTCCATTCCATAATCCTCGTTTTGATCACCTTTTTCGGTTTAATAATTTCCGGGCAAAAGCGAGTAAGCCCTCATCTGTTTCGTTGATCAGATACACACGGCCGAGTTTATCTCCAAGCTCACGACGCAAACCTTTCTCTACCACTTGTTCCACCGTAATTTGTGCCGCAGGACAGGCTCCACAGGCTCCGGAAAACACAATTCCGACATCCCGGCCCCGGATTTCCCTGACACTCAAATCCCCGCCATGTTCCAGTAAATGAGGACGGACCCGGTAAAGTACGATCTCCCGGACCCGTTCCTCAAAACTACTACTACTTTCTATCTTTGCTTTCATCCACCTTAGCAATCACTTTAGCCAGTTCTTTCTTCGCAGCCAGATTTCCCTGACGGGAGATCATAATACGCTGTGCCTGAGGTGAACCTGCTCCATGCATAGATTCTGTCCGATATCCAACAGCTGCCGTACCCAAGGTAATATTTTCGATCAGGCGCAGGATACGCATCCGGTTTTCGGTAGAAGTCCCGGTTGCTCCCTGCAAATATTTCTCTACATAAGGACCGATCTTTTCGCTGCGTAAATCCTGCTCGGATGGCATGGTCACCATTAACCCACCGGCAATATCTTCTGCAAGACGGGCAATCTCATAAGGCATACGGGTAATATTCTGTTTGCAGACATTGGCCAACAACAGATTGATCTGATAGTTACCGGCAGGCATCTTTTCACCCTCTGCCGAACAGGCAATACCACAAGCATAAAGCGTCTCGTTCAGATGTATCATTTCGATCAGCTTATCCTTGATGTGGTTGGCTTTGGGCACGCCATTGTAATCGGCGGCAAGGGCAGCTGCACCGATCAATACATCCCCGACTCCGACTTTACACCCTCCGTAAGACTGACGGTGATATCCGGCGAAACGCTCTACCATCATTCCGGCAAATTCATATTCCCGACACATAAACACCCGTTCATTGGGAACAAACACGTTATCGAAAACAACCAGTGCTTCGTGCCCACCATACTGTGCATTTCCGAGGTCCATATCGGCATTTTCCTCCATTTTACGGGTATCACAGGACTGACGGCCGTACACCATAAATACGCCTTCGGCATCTGAGGGGACAGCAAACGAAATGGCATAATCTTTATCCTCTTCTTTCATGGCCACAGTAGGCATGATCAGGTGTTCGTGCGAATTGACAGCCCCGGTCTGATGAGCTTTTGCTCCCCGTACGACAATACCATCCTCCCGCACTTCCACGACATGCATATACATATCCGGATCTTCCTGTCTGGAGGGCGACAAACTACGGTCACCTTTCGGATCGGTCATCGCTCCGTCAACCGTAAGGTCGTTTTCCTGTACAAACTTCATATATTCAGTGAACCGCTTGTGATATTCTGTCCCAAGCTTCTGGTCCATCTCATAGGTGGTAGAGAAAATGGCATTGAAAGCATCCATTCCCACACAACGCTGGAAACAGGCTGCCGTCTTTTGTCCCATCAAACGTTGCATTTTCACTTTATTCACCAAATCTTCCGTGCTTTGGTGGAGATGGCAAAAACGGTTGATCCGCTTGCCGATCAGCGGTGAATAAACAGTCATCAGATCCTGATATTCCGGTTTTTCAGCCAATTCATAAGTTTTGGCTACAGAATTCATAGAAGGACGAATCATCGGGTGGTCGACAGGATTTTCGATCAGCTCACCCATAAAATAAACCTTCAGATTCAATCTGCGGAGGCTTTCAATGTACTCAGCTCTGGTCATCATAATTAGTGGCGTTTTATTGATTAACAATACAATATTTAAAGAATTATTTCTCTAATCAAAAGACACAAAGGACAACTATCGTATGCTATATAACATACGTCTTTCCCTTTACGGAAACGATAGCGCCAGCCTTTTTAAAAAATAAAAAAGCATCCTTTACACATCCTCCCTAAACGAGGTTATGCCTTCGTGTTTTCCAGGACACACCCGTATCCCTTTTCCCAAAATAATTGTGAAAAACAACGCACATACCCATTGTCCTTATTCCCCAGAACAACTGGCAATTATAGGTCAGGCAGGTCTTCTGACTTGTTCCGGATTTTGCGGCCTTCCCTTCTCCCGGAGGAAAAAGTGACCATAAGAATGCAAAACCCTTTTTAAAGAACATACAGCTGAGGGTACAGTACCGGATTCTCACCGGATTCCCTATTCAACTCATTCCTCCGTGTGAGGATGAGTCACCATGACGACGCAAATGTACCTAAATAAATTTATATTCCTACTTTTTTTCTTTAATTTTTAAATAAAATGAGAAAAATAATTGCAGCAATGAAACAAACCTCTCCTAAAAAATCATAAAATAACACCTCCTTCACCCGAACTTCCTTCTCCTCTCTCAACGTCCGATGAAGTAAAAAATCGATTAAAAACAACGGAATGCATAAAAATAATCGACGATCATCCGGACAACAAAGACCCGCCTCTTATAAAAACAAGAAGTTACAAATTTTTACTCACTGATAATCAACAACAAAATAAAGGAAAAGGGAAAGATTTTATTAAAATTTCAACGGATAAAAGATTTTTTATACTTTTGTCCCATTGAAGTTCTTTACAAGATGTGAATCAGATCGCTCAGGTGCCTCATTACGATGGGGAGAATAGGGAACCGTGTGAAAATCACGGACTGTCGCGCAACTGTAATCACCATAAAAGTTCGGCCAATCATGTCCACTGTCAGCATAAGACGGGAAGGACGGCTAAAACGGTGAAAGTCAGGATACCTGCCTCAGCGAATTGACAATGCTTTCGCGGAATAAAGCCAGAGTCAGCCCTTATCAGACCGACACCCGTCCGGGTAAATATACCCCTGCGTATTCTTTATTTTGTGAAAGCTAAGTTTAAGCCATGCTCAACGGTAACAATCGATGATTAACGAGTAATTATCAATCGGCTACACTTACGAATCTTAAAAGAGATTGCCAGAATAATAAAGCAATTAATAGATGTAAACTGACTTAGCATGAGAAAATCGTTTGAAAAATTCCTGGCGAGACAGGAAGCCTTAGCCCGGCAATACGGCGAAGCATATGAAGAAAAACAACACAACCGCGGCAAACTGACAGCCCGGGAACGAATAGAATTTCTTTTTGATGAAGGCACCTTCGAGGAAGTCGATGCTTATTCTCCATCGGCCACCACCTCTTTCGGTAAAACAGTACGTTCCTATGGAGACGGAGTTATTACCGGATTTGGAAATATAAACGGCAGACAGGTATTTGCCTATTCCCAGGACTTCAATGTTCAGGGAGGATCATTGGGTTCTGTACACGCTGCCAAAATTATAAAAGTACAGGATATGGCCCTGAAAACAGGTTCTCCTGTTGTAGGCCTGATCGATTCGGGAGGAGCGCGCATACAGGAAGGAGTGGCCAGTCTGGCCGGATATGCCGGTATTTTCCGCCGTAATGTACTGGCCTCCGGGGTCATTCCCCAAATATCGGTGATCATGGGTCCGGCAGCAGGCGGCGCCGTTTATTCCCCGGCACTCACCGACTTTATCTTTATGACTGCCGCAACCAGTTATATGTTTGTTACAGGCCCCAATGTCGTTAAACAAGTGTTGAATGAGACCATCTCTCCCGAAGAATTGGGAGGGGCTTCAGTACATGCTGTCAAATCAGGAGTCGCTGATTTTGTTTTCAACGATGACGAGAACACTCTGCGGGGAGTGAAAATGCTGCTTTCCTATCTTCCTTCCAACAATATCGAGAATGCTCCCTATCTGGCCACCGACGATCCGGCGGACCGTATAGAAGAAAGTCTCAGAGACCTTGTTCCCGAAGATCCCGACAAACCTTATGACGTCCGGAATATCATCCGGCTGATCACCGATAAAGGTAAATTTCTGGAAATAGCTGAAAACTATGCCCCCAATATCATTATCGGCTTGGCCCGGTTCGGAGGCTATGTAACCGGAATCGTCGCCAACCAACCTCAGGTGATGGCCGGTACTTTGGACATGAACTCTTCTGTCAAGGCTGCCCGTTTCATCAATTTCTGTGATAGTTTCAATATTCCCATCCTTACTCTTGAAGACGTTCCCGGATTCCTGCCGGGAGCTGATCAGGAACATGCCGGGATTATCCGCCATGGAGCAAAATTATTGTATGCTTACACCCGGGCTACTGTACCCAAAATCACCGTCGTACTGCGAAAATCTTACGGAGGAGCCTATATCGTTATGAACAGCAAAGGGATCGGTGGCGACTACAACTTTGCCTGGCCGACAGCAGAAATCGCTGTCATGGGACCCGAAGGGGCAATCGCCATTCTCTACCACAAAGAACTGGCCGCTGCCGAAGATCCCGTTGCTTTGAAAAAAGAATTACTGGCACAATACCGGGAGGAGGTTGCCAATCCTTATATCGCCAACGAAAAAGGATTTATCGATGAAGTCATCGACCCGTCCGTCACCCGACTGAAAATCATCCGGGTACTTAAATCTTTAGAAAAGAAATCAGTCAGTCTACCCCGCCGGAAACATGGAAATATACCGCTTTAAAAAGATAAAAGCGAAAGAAAAGGGGGACAAAATAAAAAGATAATGAAATAGATATGATAAAATCAGTTTTAATAGCTAACCGAGGCGAAATAGCCATCCGAATTGCCCGTACAGCCCGGCGCATGGGCATCAAAACTTATGTCGTCCGAACAGCCAAAGAACCCGAAGCTGTATATTTATCAGCTGCTGATGCCGTGATCAATTTCCCGGAAACCGATGGGAATATACCGGAATTTCTGGATATCGACAGATTGGTTGGACTAGCCCGGGAATATAAGATCGACTCATTACATCCAGGTTATGGAAACCTGTCTGAAAACGCGGAATTAGCCGAACGCTGCCGGGATAATGGAATCGTCTTTATCGGCCCTTCACCCGAAGTCATCCGACTTATGGGCGATAAAGTTGCAGCAAAAGGAATTGCCGCACAGAGCGGAGTCCCCATGCTTGGAGCCAGCCAAGGAGCCGTACATACCCTCGATGAAGCCCGGAAAATTGCCAAACGACTAGGCTATCCGGTCATTATCAAAGCAGTATCGGGCGGAGGAGGACGAGGAATGCGTATTGTCCATCATCAGGATGAACTCGAACAACTTTACAAAATAGCAACCGCAGAAGCACAGGTAGCCTTTAACGATCCTTCGGTATTTATCGAAAAATACCTCGAAAACCCGAAGCACATCGAATTTCAGATTGTAGCCGACAATTATGGAAATGTCGTGCATCTGGGCGAACGGGAATGCTCCATACAGCGTAAACATCAGAAGTTGATGGAAGAAGCCCCGTCACCCGCTCTCGACGAACGCCTCCGGAAAAAAATGGCAGCAGCAGCAGTCTCCCTGGCAAAACAGGCAGGCTATCAAAGTCTGGGAACAGTGGAATTCCTGCTCGACCATCAGAAGCATTTCTATTTCATGGAGATGAACACCCGTATTCAGGTGGAACACCCGGTTACAGAAGAAATCACCGGAATCGATCTGGTGGAATTACAATTCAATATCGCTGCGGGCCGGAAATTACCGTTGCGTCAATCTCAGATTCACCTCAACGGCTGGTCTATCGAATGCCGGATCAACGCAGAGGACGTACAAGCCGGATTTTCTCCCAGTATCGGTGTTATCCGTCAACTTCGTTTACCACAAGGCAATCACATCCGCATTGAAACCGGTATTGCCCCCGGTTCAGAAATTACCCCTTTTTTCGATTCTATGGTAGCCAAACTGATCGTCACCGGAGACACCCGCGAACAAGCCATCGAACGGACTCTTTCGGCACTCGAACGTTTCCATGTGAAAGGGATCCGTACCACAATCCCTTTCTGCAAAGCAGTATTACACAACGAAACTTACCGTAACGGTGATTTCGACACCTCCTTCATTGAAACCCGCCTCCATTCGACGGTCTGGCGCGAACCGCACGAAGAATTGCTCGCAGCTCTATTCGCCGTGTATACCTACACACACGAAAATACTCCTGAAATCGGTCCCGACACACAAATCGACCCCTGGGTATTGAACAAACGAATCAGAAATCTATAAGTACCAAATATGAATAATAAAGAAATCAGTAAATACATCGCTCTCAGCGACAGACAAACGGAATTCGAATTTACAGTAAAGAATAATTATGATTTCAGTTTGAAACGGCAAAATATACGCCTCGACCTGATAGAGGAAGCAGACGGATTTTTGGTCTTATCTTATAAAGGACTGCGTTATCCAGTAGAAATTGTTTCACGGAAACAAAATGAATACGAAATATTGCTCAACGGTGTCGCATATACTTTCTCTGTTGAAACTCCGTTCTCTCTGAAACGGAAAAAAATACTGGCCAGTCGTCAAAGCGACTTGGCGACAATAATCATCAAATCTCCCATGCCTGGCAAAATACTGGACGTCCAAGTAGATAACGGTCAGGAAATCAACAAAGGCGACACTCTCTTGATACTTGAAGCCATGAAGATGCAAAACATCATTACCGCCACCCACAGAGGCCGAATCAGTCGTTTATGTGTCAAAACCGGCCAAATCGTTGGTAAAGACGAAATTTTAGCAGAAATCAAACTCTAAACGCAGCCATGCAGGAACACAGCAAAAAAATACAGGAATTATCGAATTTTCTGCTGGATTACGCCACCACACTGATGGCAGTCGGCAGCCATACTTCACGTATTGTAAAAAACGTGACCCGCATCGCCGAGTCTTTTGGCTTTGGAGTGGATATGACCATTTTTCAGCGCAACATCACCATGACCGTCAAACATTCCGAAGACTACTCCATCCGACGAACTTACGTCCGACGGATTCCAGCAATGGCTTTAAACTTCCGTACAATATCAGACCTGAGTGCCCTGAGCTGGGAAGCTTATGACCACCATCCGGGACTTCACGAGCTGCAGCTCCGGTTCAATACCATTGTCAACACCCCACGTATGTCACGCTGGATGGTCCTGTTGCTGGTTGCCTGTGCCAATGCTGCATTTTGCCGTTTGTTCGGAGGAGATCCGATCGCCATGGGATTGGTATGGATTGCCACCCTGGCCGGCTTTTTTATCCGTCAGGAACTCACCAAACTTCAGTTGAACCATATGGTCATCTTTATTATTTGTTCCTTTATCGCTTCCCTGACTGCCGCACTCGGAGTATTCTGCAATTTAGGGACCACCCAAGATATCGCACTAGGTACCAGCGTCCTGTTTCTGATTCCCGGAGTACCGCTGATCAATTCCATCCTGGATATACTCGAAGGTCACGTCCTTGTCGGTTTATCCAGAACAATCAATGCCACGATATTAATTATTTGTATCGCTCTCGGCTTATCCATGACTTTATTAATTTTAGGAAAAGATATATTATGAACAACGAATTCTGGTTACCTGTCCTCACCGACGGATTATTTGCCGCTATTGCCGCCATCGGATTTGCCGTTATCTCCAATCCCCCCAAACGTGCTATTTCAGTTGTAGCCTTACTGGGAGCTTTCGGCCATGCCTGTCGTTTCTACCTATTACATTACACCCCGTTGAATCTGACCATATCTTCACTCTTTGCAGCTTTCGGAATCGGGATGCTAAGTATGTTAGCCGCCCGCCTCGTCCGGTGTCCGGCGGAAGTATTTTCTTTTCCGGCTCTACTTCCCATGATCCCAGGTATGTATGCCTATAAAACTGTACTTGCCCTCATCCGCTTTATGAAAAGCGACGATGTATCCCAGTCACAACAACTGATTGTCGAAATCTTCCGCAATGGCCTGACTACTTTATTTGTTATGTTTGCACTCGTCATCGGTGTTTCACTCGCCATGTTCATCTTCTATAAACAATCGTTCACTATGACCCGGCTGCTACCCCCTCATCACAAAAAACAAGCCTAAAAACCGATTGGGCAAATATCACAAACATAGAAATAAATATCCTAAAATCTTTATCCGTATTAACTACAACAGACAACAGTCCCGGGAAAGATTTTTATAGAAACAACGAATCAATTAGTGCGAGAAAGATTATCTTATTTCCCCCGCAAATAGCTCACGACCCCACCCTCACAGACTATTCCTTTTTCCGGAGGGCACATGCAGCACATAAGCCTTTAATCACATAATTGGCACCGGTTTGGATAAAACCGGGAGGTAATTGTACCGAGGGAATATGTATACTTTTCACACAAAAAGTTTTATGGCAACATTCGCAGCAGAAATGCATATGCTGATCTTCGACCGCGCATTGACAACTATCGTCGCATACTGCATATTTTAACGTACCGCTTCCATCGTCCACCCCATGAATCAGATGGTGGGACAGGAATAAGGTCAGAGTTCGGAAAATCGTGGATTTATCGACAGTATCGAGTTGAGCCTCCAGATCGGAGACCGACATCGCCTGTTTCATCTCTAACAAAGTGCGGAGCACCAACACCCGGATGGCCGTCGGCCGGATATCCCGGAGAACTAGTTTATGTAAGCAAAAATCTTCCTCTATCATCATTCGAATTTTTTACTGAGGATACGTACGGAATTCAATACAGCCAACAAAGCCACACCGACATCGGCAAAGACAGCCGCCCACAAAGTGACGAATCCACAAGCACCGGCAATCAGAATCAGTGACTTCACCCCGATAGCACCGGCAATATTCTGCTTTACAATCCGTCGGGTCGCTCGTCCGATCGAAATCGCCGTAGCCACTTTGGAAGGTTGGTCGGTCTGAATAACCACATCGGCACTTTCAATAGCAGCATCCGCCCCCAATCCTCCCATAGCGATACCGACATCACTCAAAGCCAATACCGGAGCATCGTTCATACCATCTCCGACAAAAGCGGCAGAAACACCGGCCTCTGCATTCAATTTTTCCAGGTAAGCCGCTTTATCTTCCGGCAGTAAACCACCTCGTGCATGCCGAATCCCCAAGGTCTTAGCAAAGATAGCGACTATTTCTTTTTTATCGCCGGATAATAACTGAATATTATCGATATGCAACTGTTTCAGCCGCCCGATAGCTTCGACAGCATCTGCTTTCAGCGTATCCGAAAGCAATAAATGACCGGCATATTTTCCCGCGATAGCACACACAACAACCGTAGCGACACGCTCGGAAATCCCTGCCGGAACGGTTATTCCCCGATCGGTCAACAAGCGAATATTACCGACCAAAACATTTTTTCCCTCTATCACACCTTCTAATCCATAACCGGGATATTCTTGTAAATGCGTGACACCGATTCTCCCGGCTCCCTCTTGCAGGGCATAACGGGTAACCGCCTGTGCTACAGGGTGAGTACTTTTTTCCTCTAAGGTCAACAGGATACTTAACAACCTTTGCGATGAAACGGTATCCGCCTCCATCGAAAACACTTGGAAATGGCCTGTAGTCAAAGTACCGGTTTTATCGAATACGACAGT
Coding sequences within it:
- a CDS encoding acyl-CoA carboxylase biotin carboxyl carrier protein subunit; the encoded protein is MNNKEISKYIALSDRQTEFEFTVKNNYDFSLKRQNIRLDLIEEADGFLVLSYKGLRYPVEIVSRKQNEYEILLNGVAYTFSVETPFSLKRKKILASRQSDLATIIIKSPMPGKILDVQVDNGQEINKGDTLLILEAMKMQNIITATHRGRISRLCVKTGQIVGKDEILAEIKL
- a CDS encoding threonine/serine exporter family protein, encoding MQEHSKKIQELSNFLLDYATTLMAVGSHTSRIVKNVTRIAESFGFGVDMTIFQRNITMTVKHSEDYSIRRTYVRRIPAMALNFRTISDLSALSWEAYDHHPGLHELQLRFNTIVNTPRMSRWMVLLLVACANAAFCRLFGGDPIAMGLVWIATLAGFFIRQELTKLQLNHMVIFIICSFIASLTAALGVFCNLGTTQDIALGTSVLFLIPGVPLINSILDILEGHVLVGLSRTINATILIICIALGLSMTLLILGKDIL
- a CDS encoding acyl-CoA carboxylase subunit beta, whose translation is MRKSFEKFLARQEALARQYGEAYEEKQHNRGKLTARERIEFLFDEGTFEEVDAYSPSATTSFGKTVRSYGDGVITGFGNINGRQVFAYSQDFNVQGGSLGSVHAAKIIKVQDMALKTGSPVVGLIDSGGARIQEGVASLAGYAGIFRRNVLASGVIPQISVIMGPAAGGAVYSPALTDFIFMTAATSYMFVTGPNVVKQVLNETISPEELGGASVHAVKSGVADFVFNDDENTLRGVKMLLSYLPSNNIENAPYLATDDPADRIEESLRDLVPEDPDKPYDVRNIIRLITDKGKFLEIAENYAPNIIIGLARFGGYVTGIVANQPQVMAGTLDMNSSVKAARFINFCDSFNIPILTLEDVPGFLPGADQEHAGIIRHGAKLLYAYTRATVPKITVVLRKSYGGAYIVMNSKGIGGDYNFAWPTAEIAVMGPEGAIAILYHKELAAAEDPVALKKELLAQYREEVANPYIANEKGFIDEVIDPSVTRLKIIRVLKSLEKKSVSLPRRKHGNIPL
- a CDS encoding Fur family transcriptional regulator, which translates into the protein MIEEDFCLHKLVLRDIRPTAIRVLVLRTLLEMKQAMSVSDLEAQLDTVDKSTIFRTLTLFLSHHLIHGVDDGSGTLKYAVCDDSCQCAVEDQHMHFCCECCHKTFCVKSIHIPSVQLPPGFIQTGANYVIKGLCAACALRKKE
- a CDS encoding threonine/serine exporter family protein, with the translated sequence MNNEFWLPVLTDGLFAAIAAIGFAVISNPPKRAISVVALLGAFGHACRFYLLHYTPLNLTISSLFAAFGIGMLSMLAARLVRCPAEVFSFPALLPMIPGMYAYKTVLALIRFMKSDDVSQSQQLIVEIFRNGLTTLFVMFALVIGVSLAMFIFYKQSFTMTRLLPPHHKKQA
- a CDS encoding 4-hydroxyphenylacetate 3-hydroxylase family protein translates to MMTRAEYIESLRRLNLKVYFMGELIENPVDHPMIRPSMNSVAKTYELAEKPEYQDLMTVYSPLIGKRINRFCHLHQSTEDLVNKVKMQRLMGQKTAACFQRCVGMDAFNAIFSTTYEMDQKLGTEYHKRFTEYMKFVQENDLTVDGAMTDPKGDRSLSPSRQEDPDMYMHVVEVREDGIVVRGAKAHQTGAVNSHEHLIMPTVAMKEEDKDYAISFAVPSDAEGVFMVYGRQSCDTRKMEENADMDLGNAQYGGHEALVVFDNVFVPNERVFMCREYEFAGMMVERFAGYHRQSYGGCKVGVGDVLIGAAALAADYNGVPKANHIKDKLIEMIHLNETLYACGIACSAEGEKMPAGNYQINLLLANVCKQNITRMPYEIARLAEDIAGGLMVTMPSEQDLRSEKIGPYVEKYLQGATGTSTENRMRILRLIENITLGTAAVGYRTESMHGAGSPQAQRIMISRQGNLAAKKELAKVIAKVDESKDRK
- a CDS encoding acetyl-CoA carboxylase biotin carboxylase subunit, whose protein sequence is MIKSVLIANRGEIAIRIARTARRMGIKTYVVRTAKEPEAVYLSAADAVINFPETDGNIPEFLDIDRLVGLAREYKIDSLHPGYGNLSENAELAERCRDNGIVFIGPSPEVIRLMGDKVAAKGIAAQSGVPMLGASQGAVHTLDEARKIAKRLGYPVIIKAVSGGGGRGMRIVHHQDELEQLYKIATAEAQVAFNDPSVFIEKYLENPKHIEFQIVADNYGNVVHLGERECSIQRKHQKLMEEAPSPALDERLRKKMAAAAVSLAKQAGYQSLGTVEFLLDHQKHFYFMEMNTRIQVEHPVTEEITGIDLVELQFNIAAGRKLPLRQSQIHLNGWSIECRINAEDVQAGFSPSIGVIRQLRLPQGNHIRIETGIAPGSEITPFFDSMVAKLIVTGDTREQAIERTLSALERFHVKGIRTTIPFCKAVLHNETYRNGDFDTSFIETRLHSTVWREPHEELLAALFAVYTYTHENTPEIGPDTQIDPWVLNKRIRNL
- a CDS encoding NifU family protein, giving the protein MKAKIESSSSFEERVREIVLYRVRPHLLEHGGDLSVREIRGRDVGIVFSGACGACPAAQITVEQVVEKGLRRELGDKLGRVYLINETDEGLLAFARKLLNRKR
- a CDS encoding acetyl-CoA hydrolase/transferase family protein, coding for MEWKEIYKNRFATVEEAVRAIEDGDRLVFGHAAGCPQVVPAEMIAQKERLHDVGIYHMLTLNDGSYLTPGTEGHFRHITNFVGGNSRQAVADDRADFLPVFFYEIPQLFDEVYPVDVAVIQVSYPDSEGNCSFGLSCDYTKAAAEKARLVIAEMNENMPYVEGDNKIHISRLDYIIPTNLALPEIPLPKITDVEKAIGRNCASLIEDGSTLQLGIGAIPDAVLLFMGDKKNLGIHTEMFSDGVIDLVESGVVNGSKKTLHPGKLVATFLMGTRRLYDFVDKNACVEMRPVDYVNDPRVIAQNEKMVSINSCIEVDLMGQVASETIGLKQFSGTGGQVDYVRGAAWSAGGKSIMAMPSTAAKGKASRIVPFLAQGAAVTTSRNDVDYVVTEYGIARLKGKTLKQRARALIAVAHPDFRPMLEEEYQKRFKD